The genomic segment attataatcctccgactgcacacactagacgatttgacccgactgtgagaccacacacctgcagtttgtagaaaCGAGTACACAGTGGTGAtcccacagacacgagatctcacagaaactcgtgtgatcaaacgtgacttcagaagaaaaacaaatatggaagacagtcgagacattaaaaagccactcatgttgttactcaagctgctcttctttttctatattcctcttggctcagggcacagttatgtttgtgttcactggcatgtttgtgagctgtaaaagtgaTGCTCTCTTCGCTCTCTTTTTGGCTACTGCAGGTATTCAGTCGGAGGCAGCCCGATCTGGAATggtaaataacaaacatgtttttgtatttaggattccagatcggggaggctctgactcgatcaggagctgtaaaataatcgtattgacaccacacacttgaggattatttggacaaataaaaggcccaaaatcaggcctaaactcccctagtgtgaagccagcctcaggacaaacagtccaactaacagagttaacagctgactataaagacaaaatcttcactgaatatttaaaagttgacttttgctacaatgctatcaagtcaaataaatacaaacatgaaacaaatatgagaagcaGCAGTCACCACTCACCAGAAATCCTGCTCTCGTAAACACGGGAAGAAAGCTGCATCCAGATAGACCGAGAGAAGATTCTGGAagtcttttccattttgggTTGAGAACGGATACATGGTGTAGTCACTGGCTGTTTACGAAgggaggcaacaacaaaaaaacaagtcagacataaagctcatcagcaagccaagaattaagaaacaatcatctgaaagtcattttctcttctaaaactgaccggtaaaactattaaaagataagctagctaattagctttttatttaactgtaggaggattatgtgtatgaaacataaactgtaaatattaatggatgaagcctgagtgatgtcacccatctgttacagcaggggctcctgaggctcatcagcagcagccaccatgctggaaatcctgtctcagtctaactttctagactgagagctggagctgaggcgggttttaagcctcgtacacatcgcgcccacctgtcaatcatgtcagctacttgGCTAAATATGGTTAACACGTATCGTTCCTTAAATCGGATTTGTTGTAGAAAAATACACtctccgtacagtgtgtgcccaagtggacaacaactaatccaggctgttaacatgtttgttcatgctgttaaaacagttttttatttgcatgtgttgtgtgaatgtgaattccggtgttcctggagccagcctctagtggacactcgatgaactgcaggattttgcacttccacattggcttcatttttcaacactacaCTGGTTGTGCAATTCTTTCATTACTTGGAATCAAACCGACTGTTGCAAGGCAAggctttgtaaattaaagcagtAGTAGGAATCAGtgggtttgtatttgaaacaggattatgacttcaatctgaggtgaagtatgtttaaagacaacatcaatGATTTGCTTCAATCATCggtttgaccatctgatagtcaaaaacaaggaataaaggtcaggtcaatgtatttaattcagtatgtgaaccaccagtatgtgaaaacacatcttccaatggtggtgaagttcagtggaactctgacgcctctctgtccagcctctacatgctggacagGGGTTTAACTGgactcctggagactctgctgagttctgtaagtcattaggggacaatgtgttaacatctatgttttttttccatgtttctacagaaagctgattatacttttcttcactgcactcgcATACTACGGTACTTTGACGAAACCAGTAAAGCCAAATTTCTTGATTTCAATATCATATGTGGACGTAGGACATTCCTCTGACCAGTCCCTCTCGTTTTCcttgcaccacagcagacatggatctcaggcattctgttaacctttcaccctcgcacgtacacacacagcctgttctgagcagggctgaaatagaggggtttataggcatgatcaaatacaggatcagagtggatttagaacaagaaacttcacagacatgttttgtggagcgctgagacttatttaaacaggttgaagaggaggagaatatgtgacctttaagtcatgaaggctgtcagtgctagtgatgacttttgttctcttatctatGCTGTATCGCTAACCATCTACCCAATTGATAGAAATATGTGCAATGAGGTATCTcaaaacatgaattatcataatctaaaaacatcataacacaatactatttagaaagcacagaggctgaaggctgcaggaaatattatcagacaaaaaaaagtgatgaagaataagtttttatgctcctgatatgtggaagacaccgcatctgaaaatcaaagtaacaaagtctatgaataataaaatttaaaacaatgtaagacctatctttttaaacagactttcagtggagagtaaaatgatagaagatgtcttgttttaaatacttttactgAATGGATCGAAACAATTGATCATTTATTGGTGGGATGTTAGTCTTCTAAAAGGTCGGACTTATAGCTGCACATTAGAAATGTATCTCATTCATAAAAGTATCCACTGTTTCAGCCAATACCATACTCCTTATTTGACTGTTTAGGTGTCACTctattgtacttaaaaaaaaagaacggccATTTTGCAGTTTCCACTAACGAGCCTCAGCCAGACTGAAAAAATAACCTGATAATGACTGCAGAGACTTGAGATATTTGTATTCACTGTTGCATCAttactacaaagtttgattaaacCAGTCTTCACTAACTATTATTGGTTCGAAATTCAAACATCTGGGTACTACAGGTACACTCGGTCTCGCCcagccttggtcttggtcttgacttggtctggatccctaaatgtcttgatctTATCTCGaagcactcctgtctcaggtacttcttggtctcggttagtgagGTCCTAACTTATTACTATTTCATataaaccatttattcaaagatcacatttaaaaaggtgtatTGACACATTTCCTTAAGGTGGTGATGTTCAGTGGCACTctgacgcctccctgtggtttctcagatTTTGACAGCCTTGTATTGCAGGTGCTCACTTCAAGCTGCCTTCCCACATTAGTGTAACCACTGACCTGAGAAGGGACACTTAACCAGCCTCAGtcagaatatgaacatacctgataatgaatgctttgtatattttattcactgttgaaacataactacaaagtttgatttcaccagtcctgagcctacttacttgtgcctgataaagaagtgaaggtgggtaaactgtagagttgtagtactcaaaatcagtctGGATCTTTTAAAGGTCTCGCTCTCTTCTCgtaatctaaagcatttttactcggcctcaTCTCGGTCTCGGATTTTAAAGCATTACCCATCAAGACTaccactgataggctatttttccacatcattactgtgataagaaggtaaacgcccctttctaaaagaatttaaaaaacttaaattcatgatttgatttatatCCCCCGGTTACTGCTGAAACCTTCTGGGTGTTACAgtttaagtgagtgacacgccccctgcacacaagatgatgattgttttatttatatttatggtcttggtcttatctCGGTCtccgccctgccttggtcttggtcttgtctcggtctctgagcactctgatttcaggtatgtcttggtctcagtttgtgtggtcttgactacaacacttggtaaaacatacacagatgcaacacaaatttaaacttctgcgtactattttattgtacttttgtatGAATTCTCCAGAGTCTAACCTCTCTATTGCAGCATTAcgtcttttatgaatctgtatgttgttgtttgtttgtacactgtctgtgttgtcttctcctttaaagcacaagaaatcttttttcagttatacaaaatagctctatgaaactgtagatttcagaggaaaccaaacatgaagcttttcaatgtttgcttcaactattgtgagctgtaagttatttcaaaacatcatgtggttgttcaatgttgtcttttaatcttAACTGTATTATAAaactcagactgacaaactcacactgtccctttaagagaattcaTCACGAGTGAGGGCAGCATGGTAACCCCTCCCTATTGCTCAACTCgactctgtgcacacatttcctggttccctctGGTTCACTAATATACGAGTGCAAGATAggtgtaaccaacaagtgaGCTCCCCAGCCCCGTGCAGCGTGGATCAGCAAATGAGCAGTgacaaaaggacactgaggtattTTTCGTCAGTGTACTACTTCTACTACATATCCAAATTCTTCCATTACTTGTAATCAAACCgacttttgtaaattaaagcagcagtaggaatcagtaggtttgtatttgaaacaggattatgacttcaatctgaggtgaagtatgtttaaagacaatatcaatgatctgcttgatcatcagtttgaccacctgatagacaaaaacaaggaataaaggtcaggtcaatgtatttaatccagcatgtgaaccaccagtatgtgaaaaTACCTCTTCtaatggtggtgaagttcagtggaaccctgacgcctccctgtggtgtctcagattttcacagcttgtaatgCTGGTGTTCACAGGTAGCTCCGTTCTGACAGtagttgtaaaacatgttcacttattctctgtgttttattcacttctttttacatgttaagaaatgtgtgactagagttttttacatgcttgcttatagagttttcttccatgcaacagagagtggttatgtattcatgttgagaatctgccCTGTCAGAGAAATGAAACGTGAGtcagagcttgttaacccctccctcttcttcctgctctcagactcagccagctccactctgacgtttatttccttgttctctcccctttagatctacagtttgaggatgggtgtaaccaacatgtgggacggtgcaagagcagatactgaacaaacacatgctgtttaGATGAGAGGTTaaactagtttgatttctaagaagtgaaactcagacagtcgtcgttactgagaggagaaatggcgcagaaaggagttcaactagaccgggaggccttctcttgttccatctgtatggatctcctgaaggatccggtgactgttccctgtggacacagttactgtatgaactgtattaaaagccactgggataaagaggatgaaaagacaatctacagctgccctcagtgtaggcaggacttcacaccgaggcctgttCTGGTGAAAAGCACTATGTTGgcagttttagtggaggagctgaagaagactggactccaagctgctcctgctgatcactgctatgctggacctgaagatgtggcctgtgatgtctgcaccgggaggaaactgaaagcctgtaagtcctgtctggtctgtttgatctcattttgtgagaaacaccttCAGTCTCATTATGACTCACCTGCCTATgcaaaacacaagctggtggagccctccaagaagctccaggagaacgtctgctctcgtcatgatgaggtgatgaagatgttctgtcgtactgatcagcagtctatctgttatctctgctctgtggacgaacacaaaggtcatgacacagtctcagctgcagcagaaaggagcgagaagcagagagagctggaggtgagtcgacaaaacatccagcagagaatccaggacagagagaaagatgtgaagctgctccaacaggaggtggaggctatcaatggctctgctgataaaacagtggggaacagtgagaagatcttcactgagctgatccgtctcatggagaaaagacgctctgatgtgaagcagcaggtcagatcccagcagcaaactgaagtgagtcgagtcagagagcttcaggagaagctggagcaggagatcactgagctgaagaggaaagacgctgaactggagaagctctcacacacagaagatcacaaccagtttctacacaactacccctcactgtcaccactcagtgaatctacacactcatccagcatcaagatccgtcctctgaggtactttgaggacgtgacagcagctgtgtcagaagtcagagataaactacaggacgtcctgagagagaaatggacatacatctcacagacagtgactgaagtggatgttttactgtcagaaccaaaaccagagcccaagaccagagctgagttcttcaaatattcatgtgacatcacactggatccaaacacagcacacacacagctgttattatctgatgagaacagaaaagtaacattaatgAGTACAAatcagtcttattctagtcacccagacagattcactggtAGGTggcaggtcctgagtaaagagagtctgatgggacgttgttactgggaagtggagttgagagAAGATGTTtatgtagcagtcacatacaagaatatcagcagagcagggaggtCAGATGAATGTGggtttggacgtaatgacaaatcttgggcgttagattattacaacaacaggtattacttttgttacaacaaagtcaggactcctgtctcaggtcctgagtcctccagagtaggagtgtacctggatcacagagcaggtattctgtccttctacagcatctctgaaaccatgactctcctccacagagtccagaccacattcactcagcctctacatgctggactcaggTTATATTAttctcctggagactctgctgagttgtgtaagctgaagtagacagaagtcattaggggacaatgtgttaacatctatgttttttttccatgtttctacagaaagctgattatacttttcttcactgcactcgaATACTATGgtactttgacacacacacacacacacacacacacacacacacacacactatgtgtACTGACTGTCTgtactgacagacagacagtcagacacacacacacacacacacacacacacacacacacacacacagacagacagtcagacacacacacacacacacacacacagacagacagtcagacacacacacacacacacacacacagacagtcagactcacacacacacacacacacgcacagtcagacacacacacacacacacacacacacacagacagacagtcagacacacacacacacacacacacacactttgttttgttttcaatgttttgttttgttgttcttctttgttaggcgtcttagagtattcagagaagcgctatgttattatcattattattaacgttaaaggtctcatattatgtaaaatacacttcaccatgtttctctaactctaatatgtgtccctggtctgtctacaaaccccccaatgatgagaaaagtccatcctctctgtattgtgcctgctccacttttcagaaaatgtgagctcaaacaggtcgtttggagattttctctttatgacatcacaaagagcagtaacacctccaccaggtgggtgacacatctcatttacatttaaaggtacagacacagaaacagcctgttctgagcagggctgaaatagaggggtttataggcatgatcaaatacaggatcagagtggatttagaacaaaagacagacaagtttgagatttatttaaacatgttgaagaggaggagaatatgtgacctttaattcatgaaggttgtcagt from the Labrus bergylta chromosome 4, fLabBer1.1, whole genome shotgun sequence genome contains:
- the LOC136178865 gene encoding tripartite motif-containing protein 16-like, which codes for MAQKGVQLDREAFSCSICMDLLKDPVTVPCGHSYCMNCIKSHWDKEDEKTIYSCPQCRQDFTPRPVLVKSTMLAVLVEELKKTGLQAAPADHCYAGPEDVACDVCTGRKLKACKSCLVCLISFCEKHLQSHYDSPAYAKHKLVEPSKKLQENVCSRHDEVMKMFCRTDQQSICYLCSVDEHKGHDTVSAAAERSEKQRELEVSRQNIQQRIQDREKDVKLLQQEVEAINGSADKTVGNSEKIFTELIRLMEKRRSDVKQQVRSQQQTEVSRVRELQEKLEQEITELKRKDAELEKLSHTEDHNQFLHNYPSLSPLSESTHSSSIKIRPLRYFEDVTAAVSEVRDKLQDVLREKWTYISQTVTEVDVLLSEPKPEPKTRAEFFKYSCDITLDPNTAHTQLLLSDENRKVTLMSTNQSYSSHPDRFTGRWQVLSKESLMGRCYWEVELREDVYVAVTYKNISRAGRSDECGFGRNDKSWALDYYNNRYYFCYNKVRTPVSGPESSRVGVYLDHRAGILSFYSISETMTLLHRVQTTFTQPLHAGLRLYYSPGDSAELCKLK